Proteins encoded in a region of the Paenibacillus sp. E222 genome:
- a CDS encoding TetR/AcrR family transcriptional regulator produces MNTHDALLNAALQVLEEEGEAQFTTRSVCAIAKVTAPTLYHHFGSADGLLSAAIKEAFAQFLESKRTATQSFDPVMALREGWDDYVRFAAARPRLYGVMMGRVLNDAEIPADEQAFALLIQRIAAIAAEGRLRPTVEVAADLMWASANAASLLYVTARLRKAVPPTLEILEQIREGAIRSILHPEQKGRTQ; encoded by the coding sequence ATGAATACACACGACGCTCTACTCAATGCGGCTTTACAAGTTCTCGAGGAAGAGGGCGAGGCACAGTTCACAACCCGCTCCGTCTGCGCAATAGCGAAGGTGACCGCACCGACGCTGTACCATCACTTCGGCAGCGCCGACGGGCTACTGAGCGCCGCCATTAAGGAAGCATTTGCTCAGTTTCTTGAGAGTAAAAGGACTGCTACGCAATCCTTCGATCCGGTTATGGCACTACGCGAAGGCTGGGACGATTACGTGCGCTTCGCGGCGGCTCGTCCACGGCTCTACGGGGTGATGATGGGCCGCGTTCTCAACGATGCTGAAATTCCCGCCGACGAGCAGGCATTTGCGCTCCTCATCCAACGCATCGCGGCCATCGCTGCTGAGGGTCGGCTCAGGCCGACGGTGGAGGTGGCTGCTGATCTCATGTGGGCATCTGCGAATGCTGCATCCCTACTATACGTCACAGCTCGGCTACGCAAAGCGGTGCCACCCACTTTAGAAATCCTGGAGCAAATTCGTGAGGGGGCCATACGGTCCATCCTACATCCTGAACAGAAAGGACGAACACAATGA
- a CDS encoding NAD-dependent epimerase/dehydratase family protein encodes MKILVTGGTGLLGGRLIPKLIEDGHEIFALTRSISSHAKLKSMGATPVDADLESSTPLILPVIDAVVHAAALFRFSGPREPLFRTNVDGTVALLKAAESAGAKTFVYISAAGILMDNGGTPKRNVDESTPIFPNHFSAYLASKARAESMVLAANKPGFRTIALRPPAIWGPGDPFSQGLPEAVRSGQFAFINRGDYAFATCHVDNVVEAIQCTLTRGEGGHAFFIKDQEGQTFREFVTSLANLQGLSINKLHSMPYWLASAIGRLLDTIWAVTRKDGDPPISRSMIRMIGREFTVNDAAARRELGYVGRTLRDAGLQSYEETSARR; translated from the coding sequence ATGAAAATTCTTGTCACGGGAGGTACTGGTCTGCTAGGCGGTCGCCTAATCCCGAAGCTCATAGAGGACGGTCACGAGATTTTCGCACTCACACGCTCCATATCATCTCACGCCAAACTCAAGTCCATGGGTGCTACGCCAGTCGATGCCGATCTCGAAAGCAGCACGCCACTCATATTGCCGGTGATTGATGCGGTTGTGCACGCAGCAGCACTGTTCCGCTTTTCAGGGCCTCGCGAACCCCTCTTTCGTACCAACGTTGATGGAACCGTAGCCTTGTTGAAGGCAGCCGAGTCCGCCGGTGCGAAGACATTTGTCTACATCAGTGCAGCGGGAATCCTCATGGATAATGGCGGTACTCCCAAACGCAACGTTGATGAAAGCACGCCGATTTTCCCGAACCACTTCTCCGCCTACCTGGCAAGCAAGGCACGGGCCGAATCGATGGTTCTGGCAGCTAACAAACCTGGCTTTCGCACCATCGCGCTTCGCCCGCCGGCTATCTGGGGGCCGGGTGATCCGTTTAGTCAAGGGCTTCCCGAAGCAGTCAGATCTGGACAGTTCGCCTTCATCAACCGCGGAGACTATGCTTTTGCAACCTGCCACGTGGACAATGTGGTAGAAGCGATACAATGCACACTCACACGCGGAGAAGGCGGTCATGCCTTCTTCATCAAAGACCAGGAAGGGCAGACTTTCCGTGAGTTCGTCACCTCGCTCGCGAACTTACAGGGCTTGTCCATCAATAAGCTGCATTCGATGCCCTACTGGCTTGCCTCTGCCATTGGCCGGCTGCTCGACACTATCTGGGCCGTCACGCGGAAGGACGGGGATCCGCCGATCTCACGCTCGATGATACGCATGATCGGGCGTGAGTTCACAGTCAACGATGCCGCTGCACGTCGAGAGTTGGGCTATGTCGGAAGAACTTTGCGTGATGCGGGCTTGCAAAGCTATGAGGAAACATCTGCTCGACGATAG
- a CDS encoding aldo/keto reductase encodes MYNASSTRYDKMTYNRTGRSGLLLPAISLGLWHNFGGIDNFENGRAMVRRAFDLGITHFDLSNNYGPPAGSAEETFGQILKKDLAAYRDELIISSKAGYYMWPGPYGEWGSKKYLVSSLDQSLQRMGLDYVDIYYHHRPDPNTPLEETMSALDLLVRQGKALYVGISNYSAEDTRKASQILRQLGTPCLIHQPNYSMLSRWIEGGLQDVLDEEGIGSIVFSPLEKGILTDRYLNGIAADSRAAGPSVFLSEKELTDDVLGKVRKLNDLAAARGQKMSQLALSWVLRGGRVTSALIGASKVSQIEDAVASLNAPELSAEELEQIEAILPG; translated from the coding sequence ATGTATAATGCCAGCTCCACCCGATATGACAAGATGACATATAACCGTACTGGCCGCAGTGGCCTGCTCCTGCCAGCTATTTCGCTAGGTCTGTGGCATAACTTTGGCGGGATCGATAACTTCGAGAACGGCAGAGCTATGGTGAGAAGAGCCTTTGATCTGGGAATCACCCATTTTGATTTATCCAACAACTACGGGCCTCCTGCCGGTTCCGCAGAAGAGACTTTCGGACAAATCCTGAAGAAGGATTTAGCCGCTTATCGTGATGAACTGATTATCTCCAGCAAAGCCGGATATTATATGTGGCCAGGCCCTTACGGAGAATGGGGCTCCAAGAAATATCTCGTATCCAGTCTGGATCAAAGCTTGCAACGGATGGGACTGGATTATGTAGACATTTACTACCACCACCGCCCAGACCCTAACACGCCGCTGGAAGAAACGATGTCTGCATTGGATCTGCTTGTTCGCCAAGGCAAGGCCCTGTATGTCGGCATTTCGAATTACAGTGCGGAAGATACCCGCAAAGCATCGCAAATCCTGCGCCAGCTCGGAACTCCATGCCTGATTCATCAGCCGAATTACTCGATGCTGTCCCGCTGGATTGAAGGCGGCTTGCAGGATGTACTGGACGAAGAAGGTATTGGAAGCATCGTGTTCTCACCGCTGGAAAAAGGCATCCTGACTGACCGTTATCTAAACGGCATCGCAGCCGATTCCCGTGCCGCCGGACCAAGTGTCTTCCTTTCTGAAAAAGAGCTTACGGATGATGTCCTCGGTAAAGTACGGAAACTGAACGATCTTGCCGCTGCTCGCGGACAGAAAATGTCGCAGTTGGCTCTCTCCTGGGTGCTTCGCGGCGGCAGAGTGACTTCCGCCCTGATTGGAGCCAGCAAGGTAAGCCAAATTGAGGATGCGGTCGCCTCCTTGAATGCACCGGAACTTAGTGCAGAAGAGCTGGAGCAAATCGAAGCCATTTTGCCCGGATAG
- a CDS encoding NifU family protein: MRDSEELFKDVDDVLRKLRPYLNRDGGDAELVQVKDGVAKLKFLGECNGCPSATITLKAGIERAIFEEVDGIHEVVQVF; this comes from the coding sequence ATGAGAGATTCTGAGGAATTGTTCAAAGATGTAGATGATGTATTGAGAAAACTGCGTCCTTATTTAAACCGCGATGGTGGAGATGCCGAATTGGTTCAAGTTAAGGATGGAGTGGCTAAACTAAAATTCTTGGGAGAGTGCAACGGCTGTCCTAGTGCAACGATCACATTGAAGGCTGGCATAGAACGTGCCATTTTTGAAGAAGTAGATGGCATTCATGAAGTCGTTCAAGTCTTCTAG
- the gap gene encoding type I glyceraldehyde-3-phosphate dehydrogenase, translating to MSIKVGINGFGRIGRLAFRRIQDVENIEVVAINDLTDAKMLAHLLKYDTTQGTFYGDIEVHVGAFTVNGQEIKVLAHRNPEEIPWGELDVDIVLECTGFFTTKEKAELHLKGGANKVVISAPATADMKTIVYNVNHETLDGTETVISGASCTTVSLAPMAKALNDKFGIQSGLMTTVHAYTGNQNTLDAPDSKGNFRAARAAAENIVPYSTGAAKAIGLVLPELKGKLDGASQRVPVPTGSVTELVAILNTKVTVEEVNAAMREVSDPETYGYTEDEIVSSDVRGMTFGSLFDATQTKVLTVGDQQLVKTVAWYDNEMSYTAQLVRTLEYFAKIAK from the coding sequence ATGAGTATAAAAGTAGGCATTAATGGTTTTGGGCGAATCGGTAGACTCGCTTTCCGTCGAATTCAAGATGTGGAAAATATCGAGGTTGTAGCGATAAACGATTTAACTGACGCAAAAATGCTGGCGCATCTGCTCAAATATGATACTACACAAGGCACTTTCTATGGTGATATCGAAGTTCATGTTGGAGCCTTTACTGTTAACGGTCAAGAAATTAAAGTGCTGGCTCACCGCAACCCTGAAGAAATCCCATGGGGCGAGCTTGACGTAGATATCGTACTCGAATGTACAGGTTTCTTCACCACCAAAGAAAAGGCCGAGCTTCACCTGAAAGGCGGAGCAAATAAAGTTGTTATTTCCGCTCCGGCAACAGCCGACATGAAGACCATCGTGTATAACGTAAACCATGAAACACTGGACGGAACGGAAACCGTCATTTCCGGTGCTTCTTGCACAACGGTCAGTCTGGCTCCCATGGCTAAAGCTCTGAACGATAAATTTGGAATTCAATCCGGGTTGATGACAACCGTTCACGCCTATACAGGCAACCAGAATACCCTTGATGCGCCAGATTCAAAAGGAAACTTCCGCGCAGCACGGGCTGCAGCAGAGAACATTGTTCCTTACTCCACCGGTGCTGCTAAAGCCATTGGCCTCGTTCTTCCTGAACTGAAGGGCAAACTTGATGGTGCATCTCAGCGTGTACCTGTGCCAACAGGCTCCGTAACAGAACTCGTAGCCATTTTGAACACGAAGGTAACGGTTGAGGAAGTTAACGCCGCTATGAGAGAAGTATCAGATCCAGAAACATACGGATACACGGAGGACGAGATCGTATCTTCCGATGTTAGAGGAATGACATTCGGGTCTCTTTTTGATGCCACTCAAACAAAAGTTCTAACAGTTGGCGACCAGCAACTAGTGAAAACTGTAGCCTGGTACGATAATGAAATGTCTTACACCGCGCAACTGGTTAGAACATTAGAATATTTCGCAAAAATCGCCAAGTAA
- a CDS encoding TetR/AcrR family transcriptional regulator, whose translation MKKGDRTREHIIMKSAAIFNQRGYAGTSLNDIIADTGIKKGGIYRHFTNKDEIALEAYNYAASIVVSKFAEAVEREQSASGRLLAFFSVYEDVVGNPPFVGGCPMQNTAVESDDTHTELRDRARQGLHNHLDMIKSIILNGIYSGEFKEDMNADALASFAFSLLEGGILLSKLDGDNKHMQMNTACFAFYLQNCCLKNS comes from the coding sequence ATGAAAAAAGGAGATCGAACAAGAGAGCACATTATTATGAAATCGGCAGCAATCTTTAATCAAAGAGGTTATGCCGGTACATCGTTAAATGATATTATTGCCGACACCGGGATTAAGAAGGGGGGCATCTATCGACATTTTACAAATAAAGATGAGATTGCGCTTGAAGCCTACAACTACGCCGCCAGTATAGTTGTCAGCAAATTTGCTGAGGCGGTCGAACGGGAGCAGTCTGCGTCAGGGCGGTTACTTGCTTTTTTTAGTGTTTATGAAGATGTTGTTGGTAATCCACCATTTGTTGGCGGATGCCCTATGCAGAATACAGCAGTAGAAAGTGACGATACTCATACGGAACTTCGAGATCGGGCAAGACAAGGGCTGCATAACCATTTGGATATGATAAAGAGTATAATTCTTAACGGAATATATAGTGGGGAGTTTAAGGAGGATATGAATGCGGATGCACTTGCTTCATTTGCCTTTTCCTTGCTCGAAGGAGGCATTTTACTCAGCAAGTTAGATGGGGATAATAAGCATATGCAAATGAATACAGCATGCTTTGCATTCTATTTACAGAATTGTTGTTTGAAAAATAGTTAA
- a CDS encoding DUF6744 family protein — protein sequence MNSILKDAVVVAAGQGDAIGFLTWNSLSNMLITPEDLKQKLTDTGLGEGWMPNAIRLPDAFRRATSEKFKREMSPGVYENYMFREVASTSSFVQLNLVCETVDTKGRRLNYIPDVGSLVLDRKTEKVDASYVSSMAQQLVSNAALQFDIFRNNYGSTTLRTVITNALKSMSPTPVRPSGGVYFVPAQFDGNLDALIRFIVSLEKGEAEKVPVMNTLDMKNMVTRKLMDHLRSTLAACENGVENQLKKNDLKAILEDAKNVVSNFKDYEIIVTGNLQEMEAYVALIRKRVADALANMAD from the coding sequence TTGAACTCAATTTTAAAAGATGCTGTTGTGGTTGCGGCTGGTCAAGGGGATGCAATTGGATTTTTAACTTGGAACTCCTTATCTAATATGCTAATCACGCCTGAAGACTTGAAACAGAAGCTTACCGATACAGGGCTGGGAGAAGGCTGGATGCCAAATGCAATTCGTCTACCAGACGCTTTTAGAAGAGCGACCAGTGAAAAGTTTAAACGGGAGATGTCGCCCGGTGTATATGAGAACTACATGTTTAGAGAAGTGGCATCGACAAGTTCTTTCGTGCAACTTAATTTGGTTTGCGAAACGGTGGATACCAAAGGGAGAAGGTTGAACTACATCCCGGATGTAGGATCGCTAGTATTGGATCGGAAAACGGAGAAGGTAGATGCCAGTTACGTCTCTTCCATGGCGCAGCAACTCGTTAGTAATGCTGCCCTACAATTTGATATCTTCCGAAACAACTATGGGTCTACTACATTACGAACCGTGATTACGAATGCTTTAAAGAGTATGTCACCAACCCCAGTAAGGCCATCTGGAGGTGTCTATTTTGTTCCAGCACAATTTGATGGAAACTTGGATGCACTGATCCGCTTTATTGTTTCACTTGAAAAAGGGGAAGCGGAGAAGGTTCCTGTCATGAACACGTTGGATATGAAAAACATGGTGACTCGGAAATTGATGGATCATCTCCGTTCAACACTGGCTGCTTGTGAGAACGGGGTAGAGAATCAACTCAAGAAGAATGATTTAAAAGCTATTCTTGAGGATGCGAAAAATGTGGTGAGCAACTTTAAAGACTACGAAATTATTGTTACAGGGAATTTGCAAGAAATGGAGGCTTATGTTGCGCTCATCCGTAAGAGAGTTGCGGATGCATTAGCAAATATGGCCGATTGA